The Panthera leo isolate Ple1 chromosome D1, P.leo_Ple1_pat1.1, whole genome shotgun sequence region GACCGGCACCGTGACGGCGCGGGTGACCCAGAGAGTCGGGCCCACGGCACCACCACCGCTGGAGAAGGAGCGGCCACTCCTGCCTCCACCGCCGTGCCCAGCGCAGCCCGCCGGCGGGCCCCTGTCCCCTGCGCTCCCAGCGAAGGCCGAGCCGCCAACCCCGCCGTCCCCGCCCACCCCGCCCACCGCCTCCGCGCTGGATTACCCCAGCGAGAACCTGGCCTTCATCGACGAGTCCTCTGATACCCAGAGCGAGCGTGGCTGCGCGCTGCCCCGCGCGCCACGGGGTCGCCGTCGCCCCCCTAACCCTCCCCGGAAGCCCGTGCGGCCGCGGGGCCCAGGGCGTCCCCGGGAAAAAGGCGTGCCGGTGTAGGGGCAGGACCCCCGGCCTGGGCCTCTCAAAGGGCTTCGTTCTAGCTCTCCCTGGCATGCTCTGCTTGTTTGACCAAAGAGGCCTCTTTCGACCGgactgaggcctggggaggaagCTACGGGTTGTTTgtctgccaccctcccccccgcccggcTCCTGGCCCTCTCCTCACTTCATTCATTTGCAGACCCCCCAAGGCTTTCTGTCTCGCTGTCCCGGCTGGGCCCGTCCCTCACAACACCTCACGACTGTGCCTCAAAGCCTGCATCAATAAACGAAAACAGTTTGCACCGCTGCGGGCGTGCGCGCTCCGGGAACGCGAGTGGGTGTGGGAGAGCTTGCGTCGGGCCGCCTCCGGGGCAAGCCAGGCCTCCTGCGACCCCCAGGCCgggcctcctccccccccccccacccccgccacgcGTGCACCCGAAAGGGCCACCCTTGGGCCCGTGTCTCTGCCGGGAGGCTACCGAGGAGGGTCCGGATTAGGAAGGTGCCAAGGCGGGCTGTGCGTCTCCAAGCTCAGTACAGACGTGGGGGGCgcgggggtgtgggtgggtggggaggggataaTGGCGTCTAGTGTGGGGGTTGTAGATTGAACTCTCCCTCGCGAGACCCGCAGCGCCATTCCATTCGGGAACGcgaccctgcccctccccgctcctggAGCGTGACGCCCTCCTCCTTGCCCCGAGGCCTGTGGCGACTGGGTCCGTTGGGGGCAGAACCATGGAGGAAAAGCCTTTCAGAGTAAGAACGCTTCCCGGGCCCCCACACCCTGCGAGCCCCCAGACTGAGTCCAGCTTGGGTCCCCGGCTCTCCTCTCCCTCAGCCTTGGCCCCGGGGCAACTCCCAAAGAGCCCAAAGCGGAGCCTTGAGCCGACTCCACGGAGTCGTGGCCCTGGCAGGGCTCAGGGTCCCCGTCCCCCAGcctgctcttcctctccttccccactccccgcTGCCCTTGGCTTCCCTCGTTGTATGTGGCCCACAGGCGTCTTTGGGCAGCGGTGGCTCAGACACGTCCAGACCAGACAACGACATCCGGAATCTGTGGACCAGGGCCACGCTGTCGCAGTCGAAGCTGAATGTGCCTCTGCCCAATGTCTGCGAGGACTCCGACCTGGAGGACGGCAGCGCACACAGCAAGACTCGCCGGTGGTACAACGAGAAGGCCCGCCGTGACTCGGACGGTGGTTGGGATCACGGAGAGTACAAGGACAGTTTCAagcaggaggagctggaggatCACTCCTTGTTGGAGCTGCAGCTCCGTCAGGAAAgctccctgggaagccatttaGAGGAGGGGGACGTCGATTCCAAGACCGAGATTGGTCAGTGTGGCCTCACCAGGCTGTGGGTATCCacagggcagggggctggccaGGACCTGTATCTGCTGATGTAAAgtggaggggaggcgggtgggaaGCTATGGGACCCAAGTTTCCAGGATTCCCTTCCTGGGCGGGGCGCCCTCTCTCATCTTTCACGCTTTAAATCAATCATGCTTGGAGCGCCCCCTACTGGGAAGGCGTCATACAAGGTCCTGTGGCCCAGGCGCGCCCGGCCCGAGAcaaccacccacccccaccccccacccccgccaaaagGCGCAGAGGCAGCGCGGTAGGACTCCTGCTTTTAATGGAATCATTGGGATAGTTGAGAGGAGGAAGTTATTTTCTTGTGTATGGATTTGCTCTCGTTGAGGACGTGCCTAtctttcattcactcagtcattGGTTACAATTTTTAAGTACCTCCTTCTTCCTGGGCACTGTTTGGggattgcccccccccccggctgccccccgccgcccccccttctcccccccccccccccccccccgccgcctccgGGCCCCTTCATCAGGGGACTGGAACTGATAACAATATAGtaactgccatttattgagtgccaggcactggacttCCTTTGCACGATCGCCTTAAACTTCACCACCTCTGTAGAGGGGCCATtcttattaccccattttacagacaaagaactTGAGAGTCAGAAAGTTTCAGTCACTGCTCCTAAGCCTCACACAATGCGGTAGTCAGAACTGGAACCTTGGTGAGGGGGCCAATAAAGCCCAGGGTGGCAAATTACtgtcccatactgttttccaataAGGTGGCACCTGGGGCTGGTCTCTGAAGGCcactccccgccgccccccccccccccccaatcacaTGCCTGCCCATACATTTCCTCTGCTCCGGGGCAGACCCAGCAGTCCGGagatgactgatctctcttttctcttccagaaatgtCTTCCTCAGAGTCATCGCTCAATATCTTGAAGCACACACCCCATCGAGCCTACTGGGTGGAGCAGCAGAACAGGGTTAGCAGCACCCAGGGAGATGAGGGGTTTTAGTggagtgggggatgggcgagTGGGGGTGGCAGAGGTGAAGGGGGGAGGGTGTTTCCTAGGGTGGTGGGGCAGGCATGTTAGTTGGGGGTCTTGGGGCTAGAGGGAGCAAGCAGGTGGGGCACTTCAGCTCTGGGCAGGGCCGGGGTCCCTTGGACATCTGAACCTCTTGCTGCCTCTCCAGCTGCCACTGCCTCTGATGGAACTCATGGAGAATGAAGCTCTGGAAATCCTCACCAAAGCCCTCCGGAGTAAGCCCCTCCCTCAGACCCCACAAGAGACCCTGGGGGATTTTGCAGGGCTCAGGCCTCTGGGAGTGGGAGTTCAGGATGTGTCTACCCTGTCAGATTCCCTTACCACCCACCGATGTTCCAGGAGCCCCACCATAAGTAAAAAGTCGGGGGACTGGCCACAGGGACACCCAGTGGGGAGAGCATGAGGCCTGGGCTCCAGCCTTGGGGCAGCTCCCTTTTAGCTGATGTGGCTTTTCTAAAGCTGTTTCCATCCCCCTGCCGAATGGGGATGACAATCTTTGTGGGGTCTTGGCCCCCTCCCTTGGTGCTGTGAGGAACCTCTGAACAATGGATTCCTTGGGTGAAAGTTCCCTTGTTTGCCCTGCTTACGAAATAACGGAGGGGTTGCTGGCTAATCACTTAGAGTGGGTGGCCCAGCAGGGGTTCACAAAGCTGCAGGCTACCACCGTCCTAGTTCAGGCCTGCCAACATCGCTAACTTTGCCCTCATCCACCCTCCACCTCAACACTCTGAtcctcctccacaccccccaTCTGTTTGGAGTGCAGGTGTATGACTTGGCCTTTTGAAAGAAAACCGTCAGGGCCCAGCACCTTGGAGATTCAAAGTTTCCCAGATTAACACACACCCGAGCGCCAAGCGCTCCTGCCACCCCAAATCACCCGCGGTTGCTCAATTCTCACATGCGGCACGCACTGCTGGGGAGGCCATGCCCCCTGCTCGCTGCCCTAAGCGGAGCTCTGCCCTCCAGGCTACCGGTCAGCCATAGGCCGGGACCACTTCCTGACCAAGCAGCTGCAGCGATCTATCGAAGGGCTCAAGAGGCGCCGGAGCAAGAGGCTGAACCTCTTGGCGTACTGAGAGCACCGCCCCGGGCTCGAGGGACAGCCGGACTCCGGCCCCGGGCCCTTGTCCTGTCCCCAGACCCAAACCTGACCCCGTCCACGTGGAATTTGAGtcctagagaaataaaagactCTAGTGCACAATCGGTGAGTCAGTGCGTGGCTGCCCGCGTGAGGCGGACGCACGTGGCCCCGCCTTTCCCCGTGACCTTCACTCGGTCACCGCAGTGACCTTGAGCGTTCTTCTGTCCAGGCCCTATTGGCTCCGCCTTCCCGGGACTTGAAATCCAGGAGTTCTTGCATGTTTAATGTCTGCTTCTCCCACCCCGGGTCCAGCGGCTTTGTGGGGATATTGGATCTGCGGTCCAAGTGCCCCGATGGAGTAAtcttgggggaagggggagaagggaaaggggcagCGCCTCTCTAGTATGGGCACGCTAGGCTCCGCCCTTCATGCATATGCAGTTACactaacctctctgttcctcccgcCTCATTTACATATGTAAGTCTCCCTGCCCCGCAACTGCGGCCCCTGAGCCACCTCGCCCACTCCTCTCGCGCACAGCGCGCTCCGCCTCCTTCGTTACGTAAGAGCGCTCATGGTTCCAACCCCCTAGCCGAGtctcctctggcccctcccccttGGCGGCCGCCTCCCCGAGTGCGCCAATCTGGCTCGGCGGCGGTGGGCGGGACCTTCGTGAAGGCCCGCCCTCTGGCTTCGCCGGCTCCGCCTCGACCGGTCCGGGCACGCAGGCGCTGCCTGCCCCACTTGTCTGATTAGCATAGGGCGCCGAGCCCCGCCCCCTGCTTTGCATGCGCACGGCCGGCCCCACCCCCGCTGTCAGCTGGAGGAAGCAGAGTAGGAAGCGGCCGCGATGTCCTTTTGTGTCCTACAAGCCGCCGGCGGCGCCGCCGAGTGAGGGGACGCGGCGCGGCGGGGCGGTGCGGCCCGAGGAGGCGGCGGAGGAGGGGCCGCTCgcggccccaggctcaccccggCGCTCCGGGCCGCTCGGCCCCCATGCCTGCCCGCCCGCCCTGCCGGAGCCCCAGGTCCGGGGGCGGAGGGGAGCGCCGCTGTGGGGGTGGAcgggcggggcgcgggggccATGTGCGAGCGCGGTTgggaggcgggcgggggggcgggcTCCGGGCGGGTCCGGCTCCAGGACCAGCCCGGGTCACGGTTGGGACCGGGTCGAGAGCCAGACGGGGTTAGGGTCTGGGCGGGATCCGGCGTTCAGGTCTTAGTGCGTCGGCCCGGGACAGGGGCCGGTTCTGGCTCGGGCTGCAGGTCCTGGCCAGGGTCAGGCTTGGGCCTCGGGTCCAGTCCCAGGGCAGGGTTCAATCCGGCACCTGGAGCAAGTCGAAGTCCCAGGGGCGGGCCGGGGTGGAAGATAGGGAGGGTTCCCTGTTGGAGAAGGGGCTTTGAAGACCACGTGGGGGCGCTCAAAGGGGCCTTGGGCCACCCTCCTCTCTGGGTCAAAGGTCATCGCACCGGCGGGGGAGAACTTCCTCCTCCTTGGCGCTCCCCATTTACTTCCTGATAACCTGATAGAGGTCCCCCgcgggcggagggggaggggaggcgaaGCAACTTTAGGCAACTTCCCGTAGGTGTGcgcaggttgggggggggggggcggggcgccccAGAGGTGGAAGATTCTGCGGCAGCGGGAATGGAAGAGTGAATGTGCTTcccgggggttggggggtggggtggggtgtaggGAGGTGGAGCCGCGTCCGCGGGTGGGCAGGGGATTGGCATGCTTGGGCAGGAGGGGCGGTGTGTCAGGTGTGGAAAGGCTCTGAGTGTGTTCCCAGAAGTCTATGCCAGTGTGTGTCGGTGTGGGGGGGCATGGTGAGTGGGAGTGagtttgtgtgtggggggtgatTGTGAGCCTTGAGTGTGACTTTGTTTATGGGGTGTGAACTTTGGGGGGAGTGCGTGAAGATTAATGGGAGCACGGGTGAGAGGTGGGGTCTGGGGAAGGCCATGGGTGAGGCATGGGAAGTGCCCCgcagagagtgagcatgtgtgagcatgtgAAGACACCTAGAACCCAGGTGAGTGGGAGTGTGTGAACCCACACTTGTGAGCACATCAACTGCCCTTGTGTGCCTGGTTTGCGCTTCTGAATGGAGGACACCCAGGTGAGGGGGAGGTCATGGAGGTCCCCAACATCTGGTGAAAATTGAGAGGTACCTTGCTACTGGCTGGGGATTTCAGAAGGGGTTGAAGATTGCCTGGGGACTAAGATTACCCCGCTTCCGGGCTCTGAGTGGGAGTAAGGAGTTTCCAGGCCTCCTCCGGGATCCCAAGTAGGAGACCTTGCCATCACTTACAGGCCCTGGAGGCTTTGGAGACTCTGTTCCCATAGCaacagctggggggggggggcgtcttcATGGGCAGCCCTTCCTTGGactctgccccccttccctcccccgcaGTGAGTCTGGAAGCCTGGCTCTAGGCCTGGGGTTGGGCAACCCGGGTGGCACGGTGTCTCCACCCCCCATCCCAGTGTCTCCCTGTGACCTGACAGGTCTCTCCCTGCAGGTGACCAGCGCCATGTCCAGCCAGGTGGTGGGCATTGAACCTCTCTACATCAAGGCAGAGCCAGCCAGCCCCGACAGCCCAAAGGGTTCCTCGGAGACCGAGACCGAGCCCCCAGtggccctggcccctggcccagcTCCCACCCGCTGCCTCCCAGGCCacaaggaagaggaggatggggagggggctgggcctgGCGAGCAGGGTGGTGGGAAGCTGGTGCTCAGCTCCCTGCCCAAACGCCTCTGCCTGGTCTGTGGGGATGTGGCCTCCGGCTACCACTATGGTGTGGCGTCCTGTGAGGCCTGCAAAGCCTTCTTCAAGAGGACCATCCAGGGTGAGCCCCCACCACACTCCTATGCCCTTTGCCCTCTGGGCCTAGAGTCCCGCAACGGGTGGCAGTAGGCCCCCAGACAGCTGCGGTACAACTTGGGGTTCCCGGGTTCCTCCTACCTCCTGGGAATGCCATTTTGCTACAAAGTGAAAGCTACCAGGATGTGTTGATGGATTGGAGGTGGAACGTGAGAGAGGCCTCGGGAAGCCTTCTTAGGCTTCTGGGTACCGTAGGCCTAGCACCTTCCACAGTGGCTCTGAAGAATTTGAGGCAGACTCTGCCCGCTCCAAAATGTTCTTCTAGCTTCTGGCAGCTGCTCACCTCTCAGCAGCATAGAACATTCCCCTTTGGTGGATTTCcccaaagcagcagcagcagcagcagcagcacaagGCAGGTTTTTATGGGTAACTGAGAGCAGCTACGTCATATTTCAGCACCTaactttaaaaagactttttaggTAAAACAGGCCTGCTGCCAGTTCTTGCTGAATTCTTCTCACTCAGGGAAAACCTAGCAAAACATGAGTGAGCAAGACGGAGACATAATAAGCATTACTTGAGATGTGCTCgttccttctgtttttatggaAATCACTGGTTACTTCAGGGCTTAGATACCGTGTACTTTTGGGGAGCATTTCTTGAGGGCTTACCctaagccaggcactgtgccctCTATACGTCTGATCTGTTACTCCCCCGGCAACCCATAAGGTGCCAGCACTGGGACCATGGCGGAGGCCCAGGAAGCTTTTTAAAACCTTGTTCGAGTCCCACAGGTAGAAAATGGCAGAACCGGGATTTGAACTTGGGTCGATTTAGGTCCGCCGCTGACTGCTGCCTCTGCTTATGACTTATAACTGAACTTCGGACCGATGGCTCCCAGTGGGTTGTGACGTTCCAGTGGGTTTTGATCTGGCCAAGACCCACTGCTCTAaaaccacttgtgctctcttctggTTCTGAAGGTCAGTGAACTAACAGGTTCTACCCACCCTGGAACCTTTCACTCTCCGTTGACTCGGTTGACAAATCTTTACTGAGCGCTAGCCGTAaatagcaagtttttttttttgtttttttgttttgatttttaatgtttttatgtttgcgagacagagagacagaaagagcgtgcgcgtgaggcggggaggggcagagagggagggagacacagaatccgaagcaggctccgcgctctcagccgtcagtacagagcccgacgtggggctcgaactcacggacctgagccgaagtcagatgcttgactgactgagctacccaggcgccccaatggcaATCACTTGTTGAGCATTTGGGCGCTGTGAACCATGCTGCCTGTGTTAACTGCGATATTCCCTTGAGTTCTCACCGGCCATCTTTGTAGAAAGTCCTGTTTTTATCCTAGTTTTATCGCTGGGAAAACTGAGGGGTTGAGGGCTTAGGTACgggacttgcccgaggtcacacggTCGGTAAGTGGTAGGGTCGGGATGGGCCTCCAGAG contains the following coding sequences:
- the CATSPERZ gene encoding cation channel sperm-associated protein subunit zeta, which gives rise to MEEKPFRASLGSGGSDTSRPDNDIRNLWTRATLSQSKLNVPLPNVCEDSDLEDGSAHSKTRRWYNEKARRDSDGGWDHGEYKDSFKQEELEDHSLLELQLRQESSLGSHLEEGDVDSKTEIEMSSSESSLNILKHTPHRAYWVEQQNRLPLPLMELMENEALEILTKALRSYRSAIGRDHFLTKQLQRSIEGLKRRRSKRLNLLAY